From the genome of Onthophagus taurus isolate NC chromosome 5, IU_Otau_3.0, whole genome shotgun sequence, one region includes:
- the LOC139429790 gene encoding uncharacterized protein, whose translation MNETGEAQHVVGDVDRGTRKRQRNITAKQRKSEIRHSDHFPNLEHINFSCTHKRKDFRCHEISKDDIIKEIRNNFFKTKNKNLQDNKLGTFIAIDKPRRVRNRKPEKKISHNFTIKYFVWKDQEKINICQKLFLKVFSVTQRRVNTIAEKIQSGCGIVEKRGGDKRSFKNVDRLENVKKFIAGLKGHESHYGRAKSRRIYLPSELNITVLWKLYNANTVENLKVNYKYFSRIFSNKFNIAFGSSATDVCGFCVRTQTSITNCKVKNEIENLKIALRVHKVRAKEFFKLMKEKPTHSASYCFDLQQVQVLPKVPIQAAFYAQQLSFYCFCVTDVDIKKPIFYTWMEHQAKRGSAETSSALHDFLNKEEFGPDIKQIRLFADGCAGQNKNGLMMHMLMLWLYRDAPRSVESVVVIFPIRGHSYLPADRVFGQVEKVIRSYTTIKSPLKYYEIYSKKGEVRKLGTDWIVSDVKVALNSLKKIEGISAAKRIIIKRSKNDNIILLKTELFYRNDDPSKPFQTLLKRGKKLSTIQLPNVALQNTIKPKKLKSLSNLLVELSGANWINDPELTWLQSVFSYQGGETDNVDGQTGNSLAARHLTASIQPVSLRCGTSMCLIEACYYYTITRSLLYTDGDINSPKHRGSDDNQLDAEEDNGIEEGDMLCDCNNEEEEPYGV comes from the exons ATGAATGAAACCGGTGAAGCACAGCATGTAGTCGGTGATGTTGACCGAGGAACCAGAAAGCGACAAAGAAATATTACTGCAAAACAGCGTAAAAGTGAAATTAg GCATTCAGACCATTTCCCTAATTTGGAACACATTAACTTTTCCTGTACCCATAAACGTAAAGATTTTCGATGTCATGAAATAAGCAAAGACgatattataaaagaaattagaaataatttttttaaaactaaaaataaaaatcttcaaGATAATAAACTAGGAACTTTTATAGCTATTGATAAACCAAGGAGAGTTAGAAATCGAAAACCTGAAAAAAAGATATCTCATAATTTCACTATAAAATActtt GTTTGGAAGGAtcaggaaaaaattaacatttgcCAAAAACTGTTCCTAAAAGTATTCAGTGTAACTCAGAGACGTGTTAATACTATTGCTGAGAAAATTCAGTCTGGTTGTGGTATTGTTGAAAAACGTGGGGGAGACAAACGCTCTTTCAAGAATGTTGATAGActtgaaaatgtgaaaaaatttATAGCCGGATTAAAAGGACATGAGAGTCATTACGGGCGGGCTAAATCTCGCCGAATTTACTTACCATCAGAACTGAATATCACTGTGTTATGGAAACTGTACAACGCAAATAcggtagaaaatttaaaagtaaattacaAGTACTTTAGCAGAATATTCAGTAATAAGTTTAACATTGCATTCGGAAGCTCTGCCACAGACGTGTGTGGTTTTTGTGTTAGAACTCAAACTTCTATTACCAATTGCAAAGTTAAAAATGAGATAGAGAACTTGAAAATTGCCCTACGTGTACATAAAGTGCGAgctaaagaattttttaaactaatgaAGGAAAAACCTACTCACAGTGCTTCATATTGTTTTGACCTCCAACAAGTACAAGTTTTACCCAAAGTTCCTATCCAAGCAGCATTTTATGCTCAGcaattatctttttattgtttttgtgttACTGAcgtagatattaaaaaaccaATATTCTACACGTGGATGGAACACCAGGCGAAAAGGGGATCTGCAGAAACAAGTTCGGCTTTACACGATTTCCTTAATAAGGAAGAATTTGGGCCAGATATTAAGCAAATAAGGCTATTCGCAGATGGATGTGCCGGACAAAATAAAAACGGGCTTATGATGCACATGCTTATGCTATGGTTATACAGGGATGCTCCGAGATCTGTTGAATCAGTGGTAGTGATATTTCCAATACGGGGACATTCGTATTTGCCAGCAGACCGTGTTTTCGGGCAAGTTGAAAAAGTTATACGATCGTACACCACAATAAAGTCTCCTTTAAAATACTatgaaatttattcaaaaaagggAGAAGTTCGAAAGCTCGGTACAGACTGGATTGTTTCCGATGTCAAGGTCgcattaaattctttaaagaaaattgaagGGATTAGTGCTGCAAAACGAATAATTATCAAGCGatctaaaaatgataatattattttacttaaaaccGAGTTGTTTTATAGAAATGATGATCCTTCTAAACCATTTCAGACGCTATTAAAACGTGGAAAGAAGTTGAGTACTATACAATTACCGAATGTTGCACTTCAAAATACTATTAAACCAAAAAAGCTTAAGAGCCTTTCAAATCTATTAGTGGAACTCTCAGGGGCAAACTGGATCAATGATCCTGAACTTACATGGTTACAGTCAGTTTTCTCCTACCAGGGCGGTGAGACTGATAACGTTGATGGGCAAACGGGCAACTCATTGGCGGCTCGTCACCTTACG GCCAGCATTCAACCAGTATCGTTACGTTGCGGCACATCGATGTGCTTGATAGAAGCATGTTACTACTACACTATAACCCGTTCGCTGCTCTATACAGATGGTGACATCAACAGCCCGAAACATCGCGGCTCTGATGATAACCAACTAGATGCTGAAGAAGATAATGGTATTGAAGAGGGTGATATGTTATGCGATTGCAATAACGAGGAAGAAGAACCTTACGGCGTATAG
- the LOC111422978 gene encoding odorant receptor 82a-like, translating to MEKEDRDYFKLQKIILKAMGISLYKNNGFLYKIYSILSLIIVVCFYTLIESYGMYVFFDDIDKLASLVSLGVTHILGAIKVFVLLKNKKKIQKTLENLEEGIFKPNKERGGGYFEKELISNCIKITQKQSFAYYTPATIVWAFVMIRPIVTKIKYEDYKMWQTPGVPFSLFELKKSPDFELVSIFQGICLTIFSYIISSTDLLIVGFIAHMKTQLLMLRNAIKRVTLHAATLALKDGFGVDLEDPSTIPKNYLKLALKKIVIYHQSIIKLAYDFEDQFNVLVLTVFLANTAILCFTMYHASLYPITNERSLQDFAFIVTISTQVFLYCYWGNELALESEKVAWTCYESDFVGAGCSFQKSLVLIMNRSQKPILLTAGKFTNLSLMTFVGILRLSYSYYMVLRRNNEQN from the exons ATGGAGAAGGAAGATCGCGATTACTTCAAGttacaaaaaatcatattaaaagCGATGGGAATTTCTTTGTACAAAAACAACggatttttatacaaaatttattcgatTCTGAGCTTAATCATCGTGGTTTGTTTTTACACGTTAATTGAATCGTACGGAATGTACGTTTTTTTCGATGATATCGATAAATTGGCTTCGTTGGTTTCTTTGGGAGTAACCCACATTcttg GAGCAATAAAAGTGTTTGtgctattaaaaaataaaaagaaaattcaaaaaacgtTGGAAAATTTAGAAGAGGGCATTTTTAAGCCAAATAAAGAACGCGGTGGGGGTTATttcgaaaaagaattaatttcaaattgtattaaaatcaCTCAAAAACAAAGTTTTGCTTATTACACCCCCGCAACGATCGTTTGGGCTTTCGTAATGATTCGGCCGATTGTTACAAAGATAAAATATGAAGATTATAAGATGTGGCAAACTCCGGGGGTGCCGTTTTCACTTTTCGAATTAAAAAAGAGCCCTGATTTTGAATTGGTTTCGATTTTTCAAGGGATTTGTTTGACGATTTTCTCTTACATAATTAGTTCGACTGATCTTTTAATCGTCGGGTTTATAGCACACATGAAAACGCAACTTTTAATGTTACGAAATGCGATTAAAAGGGTTACTCTTCATGCGGCAACTTTAGCCTTAAAG GATGGTTTTGGTGTTGATTTGGAGGATCCCTCAacaattccaaaaaattatctcaaaCTCGCTTTGAAAAAGATTGTAATTTACCACCAatcgataataaaattagcGTACGATTTCGAAGATCAATTCAACGTGTTAGTTTTAACCGTTTTCTTGGCGAACACCGCAATATTATGTTTCACAATGTACCACGCATCGTTATATCCGATAACGAACGAACGTTCGTTGCAAGATTTCGCTTTTATCGTGACGATTTCCACtcaagtttttctttattgttatTGGGGAAATGAATTGGCGTTGGAAAGTGAAAAGGTAGCGTGGACTTGCTATGAAAGCGATTTCGTCGGGGCGGGATGTTCGTTTCAAAAATCGCTGGTTCTAATTATGAATCGAAGTCAAAAACCCATTTTATTAACTGCcggaaaatttacaaatttaagtTTGATGACTTTCGTTGGG attttgCGACTTTCTTATTCGTATTACATGGTTTTAAGAAGAAATAATgagcaaaattaa